The genome window CATATTCCGCGCCAATGTTTCCTAAGCCTGCTATTAAGTATCTCATAAATGAAAATTTACAAAATTATTAAAGTATTGGAACTTAATTGTGCATTAGTTCGTATATTTGAGAAAAGCAAAAACAAACTATCATGGCATTTACAACAGATCAATTAGTCGAGGAGGTATTTCAATTAAAAGGAGCCTATAACGGAATTGCAGACGATGTAAAAGAGATCAAGCAGCGTCTGGATGGTATTTATCAAAAAGGATCTCAAGATAAAACTGATCTTATTGAACGTTCAGAGCAAAATAAAACCGATCTTATTTAACGTTCAGAACAAAATAAAACCGAATTAATTGAACTTATAGTACAAAATAAAACCGATTTTATTGAACGTTTAGAACAAAATAAAACAGAATTAATTGAGCGTATAGTACAAAATAAAACAGAATTAATTGAACGTATAGAGCGATCCCATACATCTTTATTTGAACATATAGAATCAACCAAGACCAAAATGATACAATGGATGGTTGGATTGCTGTTAGGATTCTCGGTTTTGATCATCACTGCCATGTGGGCAATATTAAGCTTTGCAATATAAAAATATAGAATAATGAATAAAAAAAAGCCCCTCAAAATTAAGGGGCTTTAACAATGTTAGCAAAATAATAATACTATTTTGTTAGCACCATTTTCTTTTTATCAATAACCTCTCCATCTGCTACGATACTGTAAGAATAAATACCAGAGCTCAGATCAGAAGCAAAAACCTCGATACTGCCAAACCCTTTTTCAATAGGTACTTCCTTGATGAATTTACCGGTAAGGTCATAGATCATAAGCTGTGCGTTATTTACGTTATCCGGTATGAAATATCTGATAATTGTAGATTCTTTAAAAGGATTGGGGTCGTTTTGGTTTAAAATGACCCTCTGTTCATTAACTTGTAATTTCACATTTTTAGGATCTGAATATAAACCATAGGCGATCAGTATTGATTTCATCTGAGCGAATTCTTCTTTGAGCTCCTGATAGCCATTATCTTCATTGCCTGCTGGTTTGGATAATTGGTTTGAGCAGCATTGAGTAACTATTGCTTTTAAGCTGTCAAATTCAACTTTTGATACTTTTATTGAATCCAATTCATTAATAGCATTGATCGCTACAAAAAGCAGCGGGCCTGTATTAGTGCTTAATAATGCGGTTTCGGTCAGGTCTGCAGAATCTAACTTTGCATAAAAGGTATCTACTACATAAGGTGCAAGTTGCAGCAAATCCTGACCAATTAAACCAATATATGCTCTATCTGTAGGTGTTCCTGCTTTGCCATTATATCTGTAGTTAACGGAATTGATTTGTTTGGTTACATTTAATCCATCAGTAAAAGGAGTAATGTCTGTTTTTAGTTGTTGGTCAGATAAGGTATTCCATGAGCCTCCACCCGGTTTTTGAACTGCACCAGCAAGTACCTGAATAGCTATATTTTTTCCTGTTGGTGCATCTGATGCAACAAAGATAGCTCCTATATTTGTGGCAGTAGTTGTTTTATTTGTTATAATAAATTGAGCTCCAATATTTCTATTAAATGCGTTTTGGGAGGTAAAAAGACCACCTATATTGTCTAAGTTCAATCCAGTAGCCTCGCTTTTTAAACCAAAAGATATTCGAAATATTTTAACTAATGAACTTAAATCCTCATTAACAATATTTAAAGCAGTTGAGTTAGCTACTGGCGGTGTTGTTAATGTACGTAATACATCTAATTTTGCAGTAGGCGCTGCTGTAAACTGGCCGACACCTACATTTCCTGTGGGTTGGGCAATCATATCATTAGGGAAAGTAGTTAAGTCCCAGTCTCCATCTGGGACTGCAGTGGGGGCTGCCCAGGTTACGTTACCTAAAGCATCTACACTTGTTAATATATCTCCAATATTTCCTGAACCGCTTGTAACCTGAAGATCAGTTGTTTTGGTTTTTCCAGCTACTTCAAGTTTTTCCGTAGGTGCCTGAAATGTGCCTGTTCCTCCAATTTTAACATTTCCGGTTGTACCTGCTCCGGCACTCGGTCCTACAAAAAAAGTAGGAATATCACTATTAAAACCAATCATTAAAGAATTTTCAATATTATTAATTATCCCACTTCCCGTACCATTCCCCATAACAAAAGAGTTTACTGATTGTGCTGTTATATTATTTCCTATTGCAACAGAATTGGATTGATTGGCAATTGCAAAATTACCCATAGCAATAGATACTGCTCCCCTTGCTTCAGATAATTTACCAATAGCAAAAGAGACGTCACCAAGTGCAATAGTTCTATCACCAAAAGCAGTAGAAAAATCACCAATATTTACATCATCCCATTTTGTTCCGTTTGCAAAACCTGCACGAAAAGCTCCTTTACGAGGATACCAAAACATACGTATCTTGTTAGAGGTAGGTACAATAGGGCCAATACCAGACACTGTTCCACCTTCGGCCCATATACCTCCATTTGTGTTGATCCCATTACCTGCCAATGTAAGTGAGAAAACCGTATTTGTTGTTCCTATACCTATTTTTCCTAATGAACCCGAGGTGCCATCACTCCTTTCTACAAAGAGCGAAGGTACATCAGAGTTAAATCCCACCATTAAAGAATTGGGACTATTGTTGATGATAGGATTATTAGATAATCCAACACCTATAACAACAGAGTTATTTGCTAATGCTCTTACATTAGCTCCAATTGAAGTGGTTTTTTGCCCTGAAGCTATTGTACGAAAGCCCATTGCTGTGGAATTTGTCCCTGAGGCTGTTGTATGGAAACCAATTGCAGTAGAGAACAAACCGCTTGCAATAGTTTTCTTTCCCATTGCAGTGGAAACAAATTCGCTTGCGATGCTACTGTCACCTATCGCAAAAGAGATGGCTCCACTTGCAATAGTACCGTTACCCATTGCAGTGGAAGCAGATCCACTTGCTTCTGTATTTAAACCGGTAGCAAAATCCATAACTTGTAATGCTTTTGTATTTCTGCCGAATGCAACAGAAAATCCTCCACTAGCTGTTGTATTTACACCTGCTGCAAATGAATGACTTCCACTTGCTGTAGTACTTTCACCAAATGCAGCAGAAAAATCACCAATATTACCATCATCCCATTGAGTTGTAACTACATGTCCTGCCCTAATAGCTGCTTTACGTGGATACCAAAAGAATAGTGTTCGGGGAAATAATGCAAAACCAGGAACTGTTGGCCCAGTACCTAATGTTCCTTCGGATAATATACCTCCGTTGGTGTTGATGCCGTCTCCGGCAAGACGGAGTGTAAAATCGCCTGCTACTGGCTGGATACCAACACCTAAACGGATTTCGTTAAAGTTTGGGTCTCCACCAATGCCTAATAATCCACTAGTTGATGTAATTAAATCAGGACCACCTGCAACAATTCCACCAACTGTTAGAGAATTTGGTCCGATTTTAACTCTACCTAACACTCTCAAATTATTTTCAATCCGTACATTACCATTCTTTAAAATGGTCATCCTTAACAAATTGTTAGTCCTAATTCTAAAATCCTCATCAATGGTAGTACCAATAAAATCAGTACCATTTACATTGTTATTGCCTGTAAGTTTCCAGTTATTGCCTTGGCTAAAGGCAATGTTTGATGAAATAGCTATTACAAAAATTAAAGTTGCAATATTTTCTATGTTAATTTTTGTTTTCATAATAATCTCCTTGTATTAATAATAATTAAAATGATTGTGCAAATATAAATTAAATAGTATAAAATAAAAAATCTATATACAATAATAATCTCTTGAAATAGAAAATACTCTTATAGTATTTAATAATTGTTAATGTGATATTAAATTACCTTATCAAAGTAACATCCCCTTTTTCAGTTTTCTTTTCTCCATCCAAAAACTCAACTTCAAGATAATAAACAAAAACAGCCATGTCGGATTTTTTTCCTTTGTATTTTCCCTCCCAGCCCTTATTAATTTCCCTGGTCTCAAAAATTTTTTCTCCCCATCGATTATAAAAGACAAGATAAAAGGTTTTTATATTGTTTCCTATTACCTTTAATATATCATTTACTCCATCTCCGTTAGGACTAAAGGCATTGGGTATAAAAAAGAAATTTTCTGTTAATTCTAAAATTATAAACCCACAAATAGAATCTATACCGCATAGGTTAGAAACTGTTAAACATACATTGTATGTTCCTGTACTTTTATAACTATGTAGAGGGTTTTGTACCGAATCAGTAATACCGTCTCCAAAATCCCACCACCAACTATCTGCACTGATAGAGGAATCGAAAAAGTTCATAATTAAATTAGATTGACCATAACCGAAATTAGCAATAGGTGGAATACATGACGTTACATTTATTAATTGACAGGTACTATCCGACTTGCAAGCGTTTTCAGCAATAAAACACACATTATAAGTGCCTGAACTGATGTAAGTATGGGTAGGATTTTGAACCGTGTCTGTATTGCCATCTCCAAAATCCCAGAGCCAACTTGTTGCATATTTTGATGAATCTGAAAAACTAAGGGTAAGTAAAGAATCAGAATAACTGAATGTTGCAGCCGGAATGGGGCACGTTACAATAACAGAATTACAAATAGTATCTGAACCACATAAATTTGTTGCTGACAAACAAACAGTATAGTTTCCGGCAGAATTATAAATATGTATGGGATTTTTAATTGTATCTGTATTACCATCCCCAAAATCCCAGGACCAGCTAATAGCATTCGCAGATGAATCCAGAAAGTTGACCGTTAAATTAGTATCAATATAACTAAAATTTGCTGTGGATAATACACCGGTACTATTTACAGTTACTGATATCGAATCTGCACAACCGTTGGAATCTGTAACGATAACCGAATAACCTCCAGAAAATAAACTGTCAGTCGTAGTATTCGTGTCTCCATTACTCCATAAATAACTATAAGGACTTGTACCACCAGATACAGTTACAAAAGCTAAACCATCATTCACACCACAATTAGCATCTGTACTTGTAGCAGATAAATTTAATGAATCGGGTTGGTTAATAACAATAGTATCACTTTTGATACAATCATTACTATCTGTTACAGTTACTATATATGTTCCTGCCAAAATATTGGTTATATCTTTGGTTGTATCTCCATTAGACCAGGAAAAAGAATATAAAGGAGTACCCCCTGAAACGGTTAAATCTATTGCACCGTCACTGCTTCCATAACAACCGGCATTGATAATAATAGCACTTAATATTATCGCTGATGGTTCAAAGATGCTTGCCGTATCACTGATAATACAATTATTAGAATCTGTAATTGATACAGAGTAAGTACTGGCAGACAAACCAGAAATATCTTCAGTAGTATCTCCTGAAGACCAATTATAAGTATAAGGAGGAACCCCACCTGAAAGTGTTAAATCAACTGCACCATCACTTTCTCCCTTACAGCTTACACCAGTACTTACGATACTTGTATTTAAAGCTGGCGGTTCACCTATTATTACTGAATCATTAGCTACACACCCAAGCGAATCGGCAACAGTTACTATGTATATACCTGGTAATAATCCTGAAATATCCTCAGTATTTGCACCATTTGACCAAGAAAAAATATAAGATGAAGAATTACCTGAAACAGTCAGGTCAACATTACCATCATTAGCTCCGTTGCAATTGACGTCTGTCCCAATAATATTAATTATTGAAGATGGTAATTCACTGATAGTCACTGAATCAACTGCTTTACAACCATAAGCATCTAATATTGTTACAATATAAGTTGTTGTAGTATCAGGGAATGCCACAGGATTTGCAATAGTAGAATCACTTAAACTATATCCAGGGGTCCAATTATAGCTAATGCCCCCTGAAGCATTTAATTGAACGCTATCTCCCTGGCATATAATAGATGTATCAGAACTAATATTTATGATTTTTGGACATAACCATTGGCACTCAGTAGGAGGTGTAATTTCAACAACTGCGGCTATACTATCAATTCCTCCTGAAGATGAGAATGGAGTTGTATCAGAAACTGTGAGGGTTGGTATTATAACCGTTAGATTTATGAGTGAATCACCACATCCTGTATTACCTAAACTGTCTGTTTTTAAAAAATGAATATCACGTCCTGAACCGGTTATATTTACCGTTTCTCCTGCCATAATAAATCCTCCATCATTGACTTTCAAAACAGAAGGACCTCTAATCCAAAAATCTCTTTCACCAGTCGTTGTATTCCACAATAAATTACCAATACTATCAGTTTTTACTATTAGTACATAATTTTTATACGGGCTAAAATGAGTCGCATTACCTGTAAAAATGAAACCATTATCCTCTGTTTGTTGAATTGAACTAGAACGTATATCAGTGAAGGTAATGCTATCTCCATAAGTTTTTGACCACTTTAAGTTACCTAAACTATCGACTTTAAGTAAAAGGATATTCATGAAACCTACTCCGAAACTTGCAGTTTCACCTGCTATAATATATCCACCATCTTTTGTACCTCGCATAAAACTAGGCTTATCCCAATCAGTGCCTCCATAAGTTTTGAACCAGAGCAAATTACCTATACTATCTGTCTTGAAAATACATATATCATTTGAACCTACTCCAAAGCTACCAGTTGTACCTAAAATAATATACCCATTGTCATTTGTTTGCTCCACATAAACACCATAATCAAAAGCGCTTCCTCCAATGGTTTTAGTCCATTGCAAATTACCAAGACTGTCTAATTGCAACAAATAAATGTCACCATTTCCAGCACCAAAACTTTGGGAGTATCCTGTAACTATATAACCATTTTCTGATGTTTGATTGACAAAATACCCTGCATCCCCACTATTTCCTCCGATGTGTTTAGACCACTGTAAACTTCCTGAACTATCAGTTTTTACAAGTAAAATATCACCTAGCACATTAGGTCCAAAACTATGGGTATGCGTAGTCATAATAAACCCTCCGTCATTTGTTTGTATTCCATATACAAAATCTTCACCACTCCAACCGCCATAAGTTTTAGACCATAGTAAATTTCCTAAGCTATCAGTTTTGATAAGATACATATCTGTACTACCTGCACCGAAACTATTTGTATAACCAATTAATGCATATCCACCATCATTTGTTTTTTGGATTAAGTTAGCTTGTTCAGTGTTATTTCCTCCAAAGGTCTTTTGAAAAGTAATCTGTGCATTTACAATTGTAGCAATTAAAACCGGAAACACGAATATTATTTTTTTCATTTTTAAATTATCAAAAATCATTCGGTTTGTTATCTATCATCCACCTTCTTTTCAAGAAATTCAAGATTATTCTTCACAAGCATAAATTCAGGAAATATCTTTAAGGCTTCTGTAAAGCAGCTTTTTGCCTCATCATTTTCATTCATATCCATAAACATTACGCCTTTGATATTCCATACCGCTGCTTTGAGAGGCGCTGCCTGCCGGCTTCCATCAGCCATGGTAATATTTATTTTTTGCTTGTCTGTGTCGGGGTAGGCAAAAAGCGCATCAAGAGATAATTTACATTCTCCATATCTTTTCAATCTGTATTGTAAAAAAGCGATCTGGTACAAATACAAAACATTAAACCCCAATGAATTCAATTTTTCATAATCAGCCAAAGCTTCTTTGAATAAACCGATACTATGTTCTGAAATAGCTTTTATTTCCAGAATGTTTGTATTACCAGGCGCTTTTTTAAGAATATCATTGCATACTAAAATAGATTGGGGAAACAAATTTGATTTAAAGTACAAAAAAGCCAATGTATCTGTCAGGTATATATTTCCCGGATCTAAGACAATCATCTCATATAACGCCTGCTTGGCCACATCCAGGTCACCGTATTTCAAACCTGTTTTAAATATCTGTTCCTGGATTGCATATAATTCGATATTTTTTGAGCCGGTTTTCCCGGACTCTTTTTTGCTTTTCTGGGCATAGAGTTCTGTATAGCGTAATCCAAACAATGCAAAGATCATTGCAACGATTAAAAAATATTTTTTCATACAATCCAACTTATAGTCATTGTCTATTGTCTACTGTCTATTGCCTACTGTCTATTGTCTACTGCCTACTGCTTACTATCTTTCCCTTTCCCTTTATCTTCTCCGGATCCTTTTCCTTTATCATCTTTAGCTTCCTTAGATTCACCTTTTTCTTTATCTTCAGCAGCGCCCTCCTTAGCTTCAGCAGCCTTTTCACCTTCTGCACCTTCGACTCCTTCTTCAGCTTCCAGGGCTGCTGCAGCAGCAGCAGCTTCTTCTTCCTCCTCCAGCTTTTTAAGCGCTCTTGGAACAGTTATGATCGCAATGGAAACTTTTTCATTTGTTAAAATAGTGTAATCCTCAGGAGAAAGATCTCCAACTCTGACAGCATGACCCAACTTAAGATGTGAAATATCAACATCAATATGATCGGGTAATTTTTCAGACAATGCTTTTACCATGAGTTTCTTGTTTTTTAAATAAACAGAACCCCCTTCTAATTCAGCGGGTGAAGTACCTGTAAGCTTCACAGGTATATTCATTTTAACTACCTTACCTGGGGTTAATTCAAGGAAATCTGCATGAAGAAGCGTTTCACTTACAGGATGAAACTGGACATCCTGTAATATTGCATTATGGATCTTTCCTTCAATGTTTAAGTTGACTTTATAAGCATTTGGGGTGTAGACCAGATCCCTGAAAAGGATCATGGGAGCATAGAAATGCACTTGTCCATTCCCGCCATACAAGACACAGGGAACGCTTGCCTCGTGTCTTATTCGTTTGGCTTCTGACTTACCCAGT of Cytophagales bacterium contains these proteins:
- a CDS encoding T9SS type A sorting domain-containing protein: MKTKINIENIATLIFVIAISSNIAFSQGNNWKLTGNNNVNGTDFIGTTIDEDFRIRTNNLLRMTILKNGNVRIENNLRVLGRVKIGPNSLTVGGIVAGGPDLITSTSGLLGIGGDPNFNEIRLGVGIQPVAGDFTLRLAGDGINTNGGILSEGTLGTGPTVPGFALFPRTLFFWYPRKAAIRAGHVVTTQWDDGNIGDFSAAFGESTTASGSHSFAAGVNTTASGGFSVAFGRNTKALQVMDFATGLNTEASGSASTAMGNGTIASGAISFAIGDSSIASEFVSTAMGKKTIASGLFSTAIGFHTTASGTNSTAMGFRTIASGQKTTSIGANVRALANNSVVIGVGLSNNPIINNSPNSLMVGFNSDVPSLFVERSDGTSGSLGKIGIGTTNTVFSLTLAGNGINTNGGIWAEGGTVSGIGPIVPTSNKIRMFWYPRKGAFRAGFANGTKWDDVNIGDFSTAFGDRTIALGDVSFAIGKLSEARGAVSIAMGNFAIANQSNSVAIGNNITAQSVNSFVMGNGTGSGIINNIENSLMIGFNSDIPTFFVGPSAGAGTTGNVKIGGTGTFQAPTEKLEVAGKTKTTDLQVTSGSGNIGDILTSVDALGNVTWAAPTAVPDGDWDLTTFPNDMIAQPTGNVGVGQFTAAPTAKLDVLRTLTTPPVANSTALNIVNEDLSSLVKIFRISFGLKSEATGLNLDNIGGLFTSQNAFNRNIGAQFIITNKTTTATNIGAIFVASDAPTGKNIAIQVLAGAVQKPGGGSWNTLSDQQLKTDITPFTDGLNVTKQINSVNYRYNGKAGTPTDRAYIGLIGQDLLQLAPYVVDTFYAKLDSADLTETALLSTNTGPLLFVAINAINELDSIKVSKVEFDSLKAIVTQCCSNQLSKPAGNEDNGYQELKEEFAQMKSILIAYGLYSDPKNVKLQVNEQRVILNQNDPNPFKESTIIRYFIPDNVNNAQLMIYDLTGKFIKEVPIEKGFGSIEVFASDLSSGIYSYSIVADGEVIDKKKMVLTK
- a CDS encoding 50S ribosomal protein L25/general stress protein Ctc, translated to MKTLEIVGYQRTKLGKSEAKRIRHEASVPCVLYGGNGQVHFYAPMILFRDLVYTPNAYKVNLNIEGKIHNAILQDVQFHPVSETLLHADFLELTPGKVVKMNIPVKLTGTSPAELEGGSVYLKNKKLMVKALSEKLPDHIDVDISHLKLGHAVRVGDLSPEDYTILTNEKVSIAIITVPRALKKLEEEEEAAAAAAALEAEEGVEGAEGEKAAEAKEGAAEDKEKGESKEAKDDKGKGSGEDKGKGKDSKQ
- a CDS encoding PKD domain-containing protein, with the translated sequence MIFDNLKMKKIIFVFPVLIATIVNAQITFQKTFGGNNTEQANLIQKTNDGGYALIGYTNSFGAGSTDMYLIKTDSLGNLLWSKTYGGWSGEDFVYGIQTNDGGFIMTTHTHSFGPNVLGDILLVKTDSSGSLQWSKHIGGNSGDAGYFVNQTSENGYIVTGYSQSFGAGNGDIYLLQLDSLGNLQWTKTIGGSAFDYGVYVEQTNDNGYIILGTTGSFGVGSNDICIFKTDSIGNLLWFKTYGGTDWDKPSFMRGTKDGGYIIAGETASFGVGFMNILLLKVDSLGNLKWSKTYGDSITFTDIRSSSIQQTEDNGFIFTGNATHFSPYKNYVLIVKTDSIGNLLWNTTTGERDFWIRGPSVLKVNDGGFIMAGETVNITGSGRDIHFLKTDSLGNTGCGDSLINLTVIIPTLTVSDTTPFSSSGGIDSIAAVVEITPPTECQWLCPKIINISSDTSIICQGDSVQLNASGGISYNWTPGYSLSDSTIANPVAFPDTTTTYIVTILDAYGCKAVDSVTISELPSSIINIIGTDVNCNGANDGNVDLTVSGNSSSYIFSWSNGANTEDISGLLPGIYIVTVADSLGCVANDSVIIGEPPALNTSIVSTGVSCKGESDGAVDLTLSGGVPPYTYNWSSGDTTEDISGLSASTYSVSITDSNNCIISDTASIFEPSAIILSAIIINAGCYGSSDGAIDLTVSGGTPLYSFSWSNGDTTKDITNILAGTYIVTVTDSNDCIKSDTIVINQPDSLNLSATSTDANCGVNDGLAFVTVSGGTSPYSYLWSNGDTNTTTDSLFSGGYSVIVTDSNGCADSISVTVNSTGVLSTANFSYIDTNLTVNFLDSSANAISWSWDFGDGNTDTIKNPIHIYNSAGNYTVCLSATNLCGSDTICNSVIVTCPIPAATFSYSDSLLTLSFSDSSKYATSWLWDFGDGNTDTVQNPTHTYISSGTYNVCFIAENACKSDSTCQLINVTSCIPPIANFGYGQSNLIMNFFDSSISADSWWWDFGDGITDSVQNPLHSYKSTGTYNVCLTVSNLCGIDSICGFIILELTENFFFIPNAFSPNGDGVNDILKVIGNNIKTFYLVFYNRWGEKIFETREINKGWEGKYKGKKSDMAVFVYYLEVEFLDGEKKTEKGDVTLIR